One segment of Echeneis naucrates chromosome 15, fEcheNa1.1, whole genome shotgun sequence DNA contains the following:
- the nckap1 gene encoding nck-associated protein 1 isoform X3 — MSRGVIQPSQQKLAEKLTILNDRGIGMLTRVYNIKKQGQVWKACGDPKAKPSYLVDKNLESAVKFIVRKFPAVETRNNNQQLAQLQKEKSEILKNLALYYFTFVDVMEFKDHVCELLNTIDACQVFFDITVNFDLTKNYLDLVVTYTTLMIILSRIEERKAIIGLYNYAHEMTHGASDREYPRLGQMIVDYENPLKKMMEEFVPHGKSLSDALISLQMVYPRRNLSADQWRNAQLLSLISAPSTMLNPAQSDTMPCEYLSLDTMEKWIVFGFILCHAVLNSDAAALSLWKLALQSSTCLCLFRDEVFHIHKAAEDLFVNIRGYNKRINDIRECKEQALSHAGSMHRERRKFLRSALKELATVLADQPGLLGPKALFVFMALSFARDEIIWLLRHADNIQKKSTDDFIDKHIAELIFYMEELRAHVRKYGPVMQRYYVQYLSGFDAVVLNELVQNLSVCPEDESIIMSSFVNTMTSLSVKQVEDGEVFDFRGMRLDWFRLQAYTSVSKASLGIADHKELGKMMNTIIFHTKMVDSLVEMLVETSDLSIFCFYSRAFEKMFQQCLELPSQSRHSICFPLLCTHFMSCTHELCPEERHHIGDRSLSLCNMFLDEMAKQARNLITDICTEQCTLSDQLLPKHCAKTISQAVNKKSKKATGKKGEPEREKPGVESMRKNRLLVTNLDKLHTALSELCFSINYVPNLVVWEHTFTPREYLTSHLEIRFTKSIVGMTMYNQATQEIAKPSELLTSVRAYMTVLQSIENYVTIDITRVFNNVLLQQTQHLDSHGEPTITSLYTNWYLETLLRQVSNGHIAYFPAMKAFVNLPTENELTFNAEEYSDISEMRSLSELLGPYGMKFLSESLMWHISSQVAELKKLVVENMDVLTQMRTSFDKPDHMAALFKKLTSVDSVLKRMTIIGVILSFRSLAQEALRDVLSCHIPFLVSSVEDFKDHIPRETDMKVAMNVYELSSAAGLPCEIDPALVVALSSQKSENISPEEEYKIACLLMVFVAVSLPTLASNVMSQYSPAIEGHCNNIHCLAKAINQIAAALFTIHKGSIEDRLKEFLALASSSLLKIGQETDKMTTRNRESVYLLLDMIVQESPFLTMDLLESCFPYVLLRNAYHAVYKQSISANA; from the exons CAAGGACAAGTTTGGAAG GCATGCGGCGACCCCAAGGCTAAGCCCTCCTATCTAGTTGATAAGAACCTGGAGTCTGCAGTTAAATTTATCGTCAGGAAATTTCCTGCTGTGGAGACGCGTAATAATAAT CAACAGCTGGCTCAGTTGCAGAAGGAGAAGTCAGAGATTCTGAAGAACCTGGCTCTCTACTATTTCACCTTTGTAGATGTCATGGAGTTCAAG GATcatgtgtgtgagctgctgaacACCATCGACGCCTGTCAAGTCTTCTTTGATATT ACGGTGAATTTTGACCTGACCAAGAACTACCTGGACCTGGTGGTGACTTACACCACTCTGATGATTATACTGTCTCGCATTGAGGAGAGGAAAGCCATCATCGGACTGTACAACTATGCCCACGAAATGACACACGGAGCCAG TGACCGTGAGTACCCCAGGTTGGGCCAGATGATTGTAGACTATGAAAACCCTTTGAAGAAGATGATGGAGGAGTTTGTACCACATGGAAAG TCCCTGTCAGATGCGTTGATCAGTCTTCAGATGGTTTACCCCAGGAGGAATCTGTCAGCTGACCAATGGAGGAACGCCCAGCTGctctctctcatctctgccCCCTCCACCATGCTCAACCCTGCTCAGTCAGACACT ATGCCATGTGAATATCTGTCACTGGACACGATGGAGAAGTGGATTGTCT TTGGGTTCATCCTGTGTCACGCAGTGCTGAACAGTGACGCAGCAGCATTGTCTCTGTGGAAGCTGGCTCTGCAAAGTTCCACCTGCCTCTGCCTGTTCAGGGATGAAGTCTTCCACATCCACAAGGCTGCAGAGGATCTGTTTGTCAACATAAGAGG ATACAACAAACGCATTAATGACATCCGAGAGTGCAAAGAGCAGGCCCTGTCTCACGC GGGCTCCATGCACAGAGAGAGACGCAAATTCCTCAGATCAGCTCTGAAGGAGTTGGCAACAGTTTTAGCCGATCAGCCTGGACTGCTAGGTCCAAAG GCATTATTTGTGTTCATGGCGTTGTCCTTTGCCCGGGATGAGATCATCTGGCTGCTTCGACACGCAGACAACATCCAGAAGAAAAGCACAGATGACTTCATAGACAA ACACATAGCAGAGTTGATCTTCTACATGGAGGAGCTCAGAGCTCATGTCAGGAAGTATGGCCCTGTGATGCAGCGGTACTATGTGCAGTACCTGTCTGGTTTTGATGCTGTGGTGCTGAATGAACTGGTGCAG aacctgtctgtgtgtccagagGATGAGTCTATAATTATGTCTTCATTTGTCAATACTATGACCTCTCTCAGTGTCAAACAAG TGGAGGATGGAGAGGTGTTCGACTTCCGAGGCATGAGACTGGACTGGTTCAGGCTCCAG GCCTACACAAGTGTCTCTAAAGCCAGTCTTGGCATAGCTGATCACAAGGAGCTCGGTAAAATGATGAACACCATCATCTTCCACACAAAGATGGTGGATTCTCTGGTGGAGATGCTGGTGGAGACATCAGACCTGTCCATTTTCTG cTTCTACAGTCGTGCATTTGAGAAGATGTTTCAGCAGTGTTTGGAGCTTCCCTCCCAGAGCCGACACTCCatctgcttccctctgctctgcACACACTTCATGTCCTGCACACATGAGCTCTGTCCTGAGGAG CGTCACCACATAGGGGATCGAAGCCTGTCGTTGTGTAATATGTTTCTGGATGAGATGGCCAAACAGGCCAGAAACCTGATCACTGACATCTGTACTGAACAATGTACACTCAGCGACCAG CTTCTTCCAAAGCACTGTGCAAAAACCATCAGTCAGGCTGTGAACAAGAAGAGCAAGAAAGCGACAGGGAAGAAAGGCGAGCCAGAAAGGGAGAAACCAGGAGTGGAGAGCATGAGGAAGAACAGACTACTGGTCACTAA TCTGGATAAACTCCACACAGCGTTATCTGAACTCTGCTTCTCCATCAACTACGTTCCCAACTTAGTTGTTTGGGAACACACTTTCACACCCAGAGAGTACCTGACCTCACACCTGGAGATCCGATTTACCAA GTCCATAGTGGGGATGACCATGTACAACCAGGCCACCCAGGAGATAGCCAAGCCCAGTGAGTTACTGACAAGTGTGCGAGCCTACATGACAGTGCTGCAGTCCATAGAGAACTACGTCACCATCGACATCACCCGCGTGTTCAACAACGTCCTcctgcagcagacacagcacTTGGACAGCCACGGCGAGCCCACCATTACCAGTCTGTATACTAACTG gtatCTGGAGACGTTGCTCCGTCAGGTCAGTAACGGACACATCGCCTACTTCCCCGCCATGAAGGCCTTTGTCAACCTGCCCACAGAAAACGAACTGACTTTCAATGCTGAGGAATACTCTGATATCTCcg AGATGCGTTCTCTGTCGGAGCTGTTGGGTCCCTATGGTATGAAGTTCCTCAGCGAGAGTCTGATGTGGCACATCTCATCACAGGTTGCAGAGTTAAAg AAACTTGTGGTTGAAAACATGGATGTTCTGACCCAGATGAGGACAAGCTTTGACAAACCTGACCACATGGCTGCACTCTTCAAGAAGCtcacct CTGTGGACAGCGTTTTGAAGAGGATGACCATCATTGGAGTCATTCTGTCCTTCCGCTCCCTTGCTCAAGAGGCTCTGAGAGAT GTGTTATCCTGTCATATTCCTTTCCTAGTCAGCTCAGTGGAAGACTTCAAGGACCACATTCCCCGAGAGACAGACATGAAG GTGGCCATGAATGTCTATGAACTGTCATCAGCGGCAGGTTTACCCTGCGAGATCGACCCAGCTCTGGTTGTGGCTCTGTCATCACAAAAAAGTG AGAACATCAGTCCAGAAGAGGAATACAAGATCGCCTGTCTGCTCATGGTATTTGTGGCTGTTTCGCTGCCAACACTGGCCAGCAACGTAATGTCCCAGTACAGCCCTGCCATTGAAG GCCACTGTAACAACATCCATTGCCTGGCCAAAGCCATCAATCAGATCGCTGCTGCCCTCTTCACCATCCACAAGGGAAGCATAGAGGATCGCCTTAAGGAGTTCCTGGCT CTGGCGTCATCCAGCCTGTTGAAGATTGGCCAGGAGACGGACAAGATGACAACACGTAACAGAGAATCTGTCTACCTGCTGCTGGACATG ATTGTGCAGGAGTCTCCCTTCCTCACTATGGACCTGCTCGAGTCCTGCTTCCCATACGTCCTCCTGCGAAACGCCTACCATGCCGTCTACAAACAGAGTATCAGCGCAAATGCGTAG
- the nckap1 gene encoding nck-associated protein 1 isoform X1: MSRGVIQPSQQKLAEKLTILNDRGIGMLTRVYNIKKACGDPKAKPSYLVDKNLESAVKFIVRKFPAVETRNNNQQLAQLQKEKSEILKNLALYYFTFVDVMEFKDHVCELLNTIDACQVFFDITVNFDLTKNYLDLVVTYTTLMIILSRIEERKAIIGLYNYAHEMTHGASDREYPRLGQMIVDYENPLKKMMEEFVPHGKSLSDALISLQMVYPRRNLSADQWRNAQLLSLISAPSTMLNPAQSDTMPCEYLSLDTMEKWIVFGFILCHAVLNSDAAALSLWKLALQSSTCLCLFRDEVFHIHKAAEDLFVNIRGYNKRINDIRECKEQALSHAGSMHRERRKFLRSALKELATVLADQPGLLGPKALFVFMALSFARDEIIWLLRHADNIQKKSTDDFIDKHIAELIFYMEELRAHVRKYGPVMQRYYVQYLSGFDAVVLNELVQNLSVCPEDESIIMSSFVNTMTSLSVKQVEDGEVFDFRGMRLDWFRLQAYTSVSKASLGIADHKELGKMMNTIIFHTKMVDSLVEMLVETSDLSIFCFYSRAFEKMFQQCLELPSQSRHSICFPLLCTHFMSCTHELCPEERHHIGDRSLSLCNMFLDEMAKQARNLITDICTEQCTLSDQLLPKHCAKTISQAVNKKSKKATGKKGEPEREKPGVESMRKNRLLVTNLDKLHTALSELCFSINYVPNLVVWEHTFTPREYLTSHLEIRFTKSIVGMTMYNQATQEIAKPSELLTSVRAYMTVLQSIENYVTIDITRVFNNVLLQQTQHLDSHGEPTITSLYTNWYLETLLRQVSNGHIAYFPAMKAFVNLPTENELTFNAEEYSDISEMRSLSELLGPYGMKFLSESLMWHISSQVAELKKLVVENMDVLTQMRTSFDKPDHMAALFKKLTSVDSVLKRMTIIGVILSFRSLAQEALRDVLSCHIPFLVSSVEDFKDHIPRETDMKVAMNVYELSSAAGLPCEIDPALVVALSSQKSENISPEEEYKIACLLMVFVAVSLPTLASNVMSQYSPAIEGHCNNIHCLAKAINQIAAALFTIHKGSIEDRLKEFLALASSSLLKIGQETDKMTTRNRESVYLLLDMIVQESPFLTMDLLESCFPYVLLRNAYHAVYKQSISANA, encoded by the exons GCATGCGGCGACCCCAAGGCTAAGCCCTCCTATCTAGTTGATAAGAACCTGGAGTCTGCAGTTAAATTTATCGTCAGGAAATTTCCTGCTGTGGAGACGCGTAATAATAAT CAACAGCTGGCTCAGTTGCAGAAGGAGAAGTCAGAGATTCTGAAGAACCTGGCTCTCTACTATTTCACCTTTGTAGATGTCATGGAGTTCAAG GATcatgtgtgtgagctgctgaacACCATCGACGCCTGTCAAGTCTTCTTTGATATT ACGGTGAATTTTGACCTGACCAAGAACTACCTGGACCTGGTGGTGACTTACACCACTCTGATGATTATACTGTCTCGCATTGAGGAGAGGAAAGCCATCATCGGACTGTACAACTATGCCCACGAAATGACACACGGAGCCAG TGACCGTGAGTACCCCAGGTTGGGCCAGATGATTGTAGACTATGAAAACCCTTTGAAGAAGATGATGGAGGAGTTTGTACCACATGGAAAG TCCCTGTCAGATGCGTTGATCAGTCTTCAGATGGTTTACCCCAGGAGGAATCTGTCAGCTGACCAATGGAGGAACGCCCAGCTGctctctctcatctctgccCCCTCCACCATGCTCAACCCTGCTCAGTCAGACACT ATGCCATGTGAATATCTGTCACTGGACACGATGGAGAAGTGGATTGTCT TTGGGTTCATCCTGTGTCACGCAGTGCTGAACAGTGACGCAGCAGCATTGTCTCTGTGGAAGCTGGCTCTGCAAAGTTCCACCTGCCTCTGCCTGTTCAGGGATGAAGTCTTCCACATCCACAAGGCTGCAGAGGATCTGTTTGTCAACATAAGAGG ATACAACAAACGCATTAATGACATCCGAGAGTGCAAAGAGCAGGCCCTGTCTCACGC GGGCTCCATGCACAGAGAGAGACGCAAATTCCTCAGATCAGCTCTGAAGGAGTTGGCAACAGTTTTAGCCGATCAGCCTGGACTGCTAGGTCCAAAG GCATTATTTGTGTTCATGGCGTTGTCCTTTGCCCGGGATGAGATCATCTGGCTGCTTCGACACGCAGACAACATCCAGAAGAAAAGCACAGATGACTTCATAGACAA ACACATAGCAGAGTTGATCTTCTACATGGAGGAGCTCAGAGCTCATGTCAGGAAGTATGGCCCTGTGATGCAGCGGTACTATGTGCAGTACCTGTCTGGTTTTGATGCTGTGGTGCTGAATGAACTGGTGCAG aacctgtctgtgtgtccagagGATGAGTCTATAATTATGTCTTCATTTGTCAATACTATGACCTCTCTCAGTGTCAAACAAG TGGAGGATGGAGAGGTGTTCGACTTCCGAGGCATGAGACTGGACTGGTTCAGGCTCCAG GCCTACACAAGTGTCTCTAAAGCCAGTCTTGGCATAGCTGATCACAAGGAGCTCGGTAAAATGATGAACACCATCATCTTCCACACAAAGATGGTGGATTCTCTGGTGGAGATGCTGGTGGAGACATCAGACCTGTCCATTTTCTG cTTCTACAGTCGTGCATTTGAGAAGATGTTTCAGCAGTGTTTGGAGCTTCCCTCCCAGAGCCGACACTCCatctgcttccctctgctctgcACACACTTCATGTCCTGCACACATGAGCTCTGTCCTGAGGAG CGTCACCACATAGGGGATCGAAGCCTGTCGTTGTGTAATATGTTTCTGGATGAGATGGCCAAACAGGCCAGAAACCTGATCACTGACATCTGTACTGAACAATGTACACTCAGCGACCAG CTTCTTCCAAAGCACTGTGCAAAAACCATCAGTCAGGCTGTGAACAAGAAGAGCAAGAAAGCGACAGGGAAGAAAGGCGAGCCAGAAAGGGAGAAACCAGGAGTGGAGAGCATGAGGAAGAACAGACTACTGGTCACTAA TCTGGATAAACTCCACACAGCGTTATCTGAACTCTGCTTCTCCATCAACTACGTTCCCAACTTAGTTGTTTGGGAACACACTTTCACACCCAGAGAGTACCTGACCTCACACCTGGAGATCCGATTTACCAA GTCCATAGTGGGGATGACCATGTACAACCAGGCCACCCAGGAGATAGCCAAGCCCAGTGAGTTACTGACAAGTGTGCGAGCCTACATGACAGTGCTGCAGTCCATAGAGAACTACGTCACCATCGACATCACCCGCGTGTTCAACAACGTCCTcctgcagcagacacagcacTTGGACAGCCACGGCGAGCCCACCATTACCAGTCTGTATACTAACTG gtatCTGGAGACGTTGCTCCGTCAGGTCAGTAACGGACACATCGCCTACTTCCCCGCCATGAAGGCCTTTGTCAACCTGCCCACAGAAAACGAACTGACTTTCAATGCTGAGGAATACTCTGATATCTCcg AGATGCGTTCTCTGTCGGAGCTGTTGGGTCCCTATGGTATGAAGTTCCTCAGCGAGAGTCTGATGTGGCACATCTCATCACAGGTTGCAGAGTTAAAg AAACTTGTGGTTGAAAACATGGATGTTCTGACCCAGATGAGGACAAGCTTTGACAAACCTGACCACATGGCTGCACTCTTCAAGAAGCtcacct CTGTGGACAGCGTTTTGAAGAGGATGACCATCATTGGAGTCATTCTGTCCTTCCGCTCCCTTGCTCAAGAGGCTCTGAGAGAT GTGTTATCCTGTCATATTCCTTTCCTAGTCAGCTCAGTGGAAGACTTCAAGGACCACATTCCCCGAGAGACAGACATGAAG GTGGCCATGAATGTCTATGAACTGTCATCAGCGGCAGGTTTACCCTGCGAGATCGACCCAGCTCTGGTTGTGGCTCTGTCATCACAAAAAAGTG AGAACATCAGTCCAGAAGAGGAATACAAGATCGCCTGTCTGCTCATGGTATTTGTGGCTGTTTCGCTGCCAACACTGGCCAGCAACGTAATGTCCCAGTACAGCCCTGCCATTGAAG GCCACTGTAACAACATCCATTGCCTGGCCAAAGCCATCAATCAGATCGCTGCTGCCCTCTTCACCATCCACAAGGGAAGCATAGAGGATCGCCTTAAGGAGTTCCTGGCT CTGGCGTCATCCAGCCTGTTGAAGATTGGCCAGGAGACGGACAAGATGACAACACGTAACAGAGAATCTGTCTACCTGCTGCTGGACATG ATTGTGCAGGAGTCTCCCTTCCTCACTATGGACCTGCTCGAGTCCTGCTTCCCATACGTCCTCCTGCGAAACGCCTACCATGCCGTCTACAAACAGAGTATCAGCGCAAATGCGTAG
- the nckap1 gene encoding nck-associated protein 1 isoform X2, which produces MSRGVIQPSQQKLAEKLTILNDRGIGMLTRVYNIKKACGDPKAKPSYLVDKNLESAVKFIVRKFPAVETRNNNLAQLQKEKSEILKNLALYYFTFVDVMEFKDHVCELLNTIDACQVFFDITVNFDLTKNYLDLVVTYTTLMIILSRIEERKAIIGLYNYAHEMTHGASDREYPRLGQMIVDYENPLKKMMEEFVPHGKSLSDALISLQMVYPRRNLSADQWRNAQLLSLISAPSTMLNPAQSDTMPCEYLSLDTMEKWIVFGFILCHAVLNSDAAALSLWKLALQSSTCLCLFRDEVFHIHKAAEDLFVNIRGYNKRINDIRECKEQALSHAGSMHRERRKFLRSALKELATVLADQPGLLGPKALFVFMALSFARDEIIWLLRHADNIQKKSTDDFIDKHIAELIFYMEELRAHVRKYGPVMQRYYVQYLSGFDAVVLNELVQNLSVCPEDESIIMSSFVNTMTSLSVKQVEDGEVFDFRGMRLDWFRLQAYTSVSKASLGIADHKELGKMMNTIIFHTKMVDSLVEMLVETSDLSIFCFYSRAFEKMFQQCLELPSQSRHSICFPLLCTHFMSCTHELCPEERHHIGDRSLSLCNMFLDEMAKQARNLITDICTEQCTLSDQLLPKHCAKTISQAVNKKSKKATGKKGEPEREKPGVESMRKNRLLVTNLDKLHTALSELCFSINYVPNLVVWEHTFTPREYLTSHLEIRFTKSIVGMTMYNQATQEIAKPSELLTSVRAYMTVLQSIENYVTIDITRVFNNVLLQQTQHLDSHGEPTITSLYTNWYLETLLRQVSNGHIAYFPAMKAFVNLPTENELTFNAEEYSDISEMRSLSELLGPYGMKFLSESLMWHISSQVAELKKLVVENMDVLTQMRTSFDKPDHMAALFKKLTSVDSVLKRMTIIGVILSFRSLAQEALRDVLSCHIPFLVSSVEDFKDHIPRETDMKVAMNVYELSSAAGLPCEIDPALVVALSSQKSENISPEEEYKIACLLMVFVAVSLPTLASNVMSQYSPAIEGHCNNIHCLAKAINQIAAALFTIHKGSIEDRLKEFLALASSSLLKIGQETDKMTTRNRESVYLLLDMIVQESPFLTMDLLESCFPYVLLRNAYHAVYKQSISANA; this is translated from the exons GCATGCGGCGACCCCAAGGCTAAGCCCTCCTATCTAGTTGATAAGAACCTGGAGTCTGCAGTTAAATTTATCGTCAGGAAATTTCCTGCTGTGGAGACGCGTAATAATAAT CTGGCTCAGTTGCAGAAGGAGAAGTCAGAGATTCTGAAGAACCTGGCTCTCTACTATTTCACCTTTGTAGATGTCATGGAGTTCAAG GATcatgtgtgtgagctgctgaacACCATCGACGCCTGTCAAGTCTTCTTTGATATT ACGGTGAATTTTGACCTGACCAAGAACTACCTGGACCTGGTGGTGACTTACACCACTCTGATGATTATACTGTCTCGCATTGAGGAGAGGAAAGCCATCATCGGACTGTACAACTATGCCCACGAAATGACACACGGAGCCAG TGACCGTGAGTACCCCAGGTTGGGCCAGATGATTGTAGACTATGAAAACCCTTTGAAGAAGATGATGGAGGAGTTTGTACCACATGGAAAG TCCCTGTCAGATGCGTTGATCAGTCTTCAGATGGTTTACCCCAGGAGGAATCTGTCAGCTGACCAATGGAGGAACGCCCAGCTGctctctctcatctctgccCCCTCCACCATGCTCAACCCTGCTCAGTCAGACACT ATGCCATGTGAATATCTGTCACTGGACACGATGGAGAAGTGGATTGTCT TTGGGTTCATCCTGTGTCACGCAGTGCTGAACAGTGACGCAGCAGCATTGTCTCTGTGGAAGCTGGCTCTGCAAAGTTCCACCTGCCTCTGCCTGTTCAGGGATGAAGTCTTCCACATCCACAAGGCTGCAGAGGATCTGTTTGTCAACATAAGAGG ATACAACAAACGCATTAATGACATCCGAGAGTGCAAAGAGCAGGCCCTGTCTCACGC GGGCTCCATGCACAGAGAGAGACGCAAATTCCTCAGATCAGCTCTGAAGGAGTTGGCAACAGTTTTAGCCGATCAGCCTGGACTGCTAGGTCCAAAG GCATTATTTGTGTTCATGGCGTTGTCCTTTGCCCGGGATGAGATCATCTGGCTGCTTCGACACGCAGACAACATCCAGAAGAAAAGCACAGATGACTTCATAGACAA ACACATAGCAGAGTTGATCTTCTACATGGAGGAGCTCAGAGCTCATGTCAGGAAGTATGGCCCTGTGATGCAGCGGTACTATGTGCAGTACCTGTCTGGTTTTGATGCTGTGGTGCTGAATGAACTGGTGCAG aacctgtctgtgtgtccagagGATGAGTCTATAATTATGTCTTCATTTGTCAATACTATGACCTCTCTCAGTGTCAAACAAG TGGAGGATGGAGAGGTGTTCGACTTCCGAGGCATGAGACTGGACTGGTTCAGGCTCCAG GCCTACACAAGTGTCTCTAAAGCCAGTCTTGGCATAGCTGATCACAAGGAGCTCGGTAAAATGATGAACACCATCATCTTCCACACAAAGATGGTGGATTCTCTGGTGGAGATGCTGGTGGAGACATCAGACCTGTCCATTTTCTG cTTCTACAGTCGTGCATTTGAGAAGATGTTTCAGCAGTGTTTGGAGCTTCCCTCCCAGAGCCGACACTCCatctgcttccctctgctctgcACACACTTCATGTCCTGCACACATGAGCTCTGTCCTGAGGAG CGTCACCACATAGGGGATCGAAGCCTGTCGTTGTGTAATATGTTTCTGGATGAGATGGCCAAACAGGCCAGAAACCTGATCACTGACATCTGTACTGAACAATGTACACTCAGCGACCAG CTTCTTCCAAAGCACTGTGCAAAAACCATCAGTCAGGCTGTGAACAAGAAGAGCAAGAAAGCGACAGGGAAGAAAGGCGAGCCAGAAAGGGAGAAACCAGGAGTGGAGAGCATGAGGAAGAACAGACTACTGGTCACTAA TCTGGATAAACTCCACACAGCGTTATCTGAACTCTGCTTCTCCATCAACTACGTTCCCAACTTAGTTGTTTGGGAACACACTTTCACACCCAGAGAGTACCTGACCTCACACCTGGAGATCCGATTTACCAA GTCCATAGTGGGGATGACCATGTACAACCAGGCCACCCAGGAGATAGCCAAGCCCAGTGAGTTACTGACAAGTGTGCGAGCCTACATGACAGTGCTGCAGTCCATAGAGAACTACGTCACCATCGACATCACCCGCGTGTTCAACAACGTCCTcctgcagcagacacagcacTTGGACAGCCACGGCGAGCCCACCATTACCAGTCTGTATACTAACTG gtatCTGGAGACGTTGCTCCGTCAGGTCAGTAACGGACACATCGCCTACTTCCCCGCCATGAAGGCCTTTGTCAACCTGCCCACAGAAAACGAACTGACTTTCAATGCTGAGGAATACTCTGATATCTCcg AGATGCGTTCTCTGTCGGAGCTGTTGGGTCCCTATGGTATGAAGTTCCTCAGCGAGAGTCTGATGTGGCACATCTCATCACAGGTTGCAGAGTTAAAg AAACTTGTGGTTGAAAACATGGATGTTCTGACCCAGATGAGGACAAGCTTTGACAAACCTGACCACATGGCTGCACTCTTCAAGAAGCtcacct CTGTGGACAGCGTTTTGAAGAGGATGACCATCATTGGAGTCATTCTGTCCTTCCGCTCCCTTGCTCAAGAGGCTCTGAGAGAT GTGTTATCCTGTCATATTCCTTTCCTAGTCAGCTCAGTGGAAGACTTCAAGGACCACATTCCCCGAGAGACAGACATGAAG GTGGCCATGAATGTCTATGAACTGTCATCAGCGGCAGGTTTACCCTGCGAGATCGACCCAGCTCTGGTTGTGGCTCTGTCATCACAAAAAAGTG AGAACATCAGTCCAGAAGAGGAATACAAGATCGCCTGTCTGCTCATGGTATTTGTGGCTGTTTCGCTGCCAACACTGGCCAGCAACGTAATGTCCCAGTACAGCCCTGCCATTGAAG GCCACTGTAACAACATCCATTGCCTGGCCAAAGCCATCAATCAGATCGCTGCTGCCCTCTTCACCATCCACAAGGGAAGCATAGAGGATCGCCTTAAGGAGTTCCTGGCT CTGGCGTCATCCAGCCTGTTGAAGATTGGCCAGGAGACGGACAAGATGACAACACGTAACAGAGAATCTGTCTACCTGCTGCTGGACATG ATTGTGCAGGAGTCTCCCTTCCTCACTATGGACCTGCTCGAGTCCTGCTTCCCATACGTCCTCCTGCGAAACGCCTACCATGCCGTCTACAAACAGAGTATCAGCGCAAATGCGTAG